In Nitrospira sp., one genomic interval encodes:
- a CDS encoding alpha-keto acid decarboxylase family protein — MSTQTIGTAVLDRLHRLGVRHMFGIPGDYVLGLYKLLERSPIRHIGTTREDCAGFAADAYARINGIGALCVTYCVGGLNTVNAIACAYAERSPVVLLTGSPGLSERARNPYLHHMVREFSTQREVFEKMTVAAVSLEDPVTAQREMDRAFAALLRYRRPIYIEVPRDMVHVPLVETSTVLGTQEDQTDRAALEEALAEVRAMLNSAKRPVILAGAEVGRFGLHDELTRLVERLNVPIASTLLGKSIIREDHPLYVGVYSGLVARDEVKAFVNETDCLLILGSILSDVEDLDARSALFSDGQTIHATADRVAIKHHRYDSIRFEDFVRGLAAAPLSSFATRSLPVPAKPDEPLPPAEASVTLQGVFRHLDTVLDEQMLVIADVGESLFASVDLHVHRRFEFLSPAYYTSMGFAVPAAIGAGFADPSLRPIVLVGDGAFQMTGSELATAVRYRQAPVVIVLNNHGYSTEREILEGPFNDIHEWRYERICDVIGGGQGSQVATHGEFVQTLSKALADTSQPHVINVLLDLADRSPAMLRLAKRLAKGLSTDRP, encoded by the coding sequence ATGAGCACGCAGACCATCGGCACCGCAGTTCTGGACCGACTCCATCGGCTTGGCGTCCGTCACATGTTCGGCATCCCAGGTGACTACGTCTTGGGCCTGTACAAGTTGCTGGAGAGGTCGCCGATTCGCCACATCGGCACCACGCGGGAAGATTGCGCCGGGTTCGCCGCCGATGCATATGCCCGCATCAACGGCATTGGGGCGCTCTGTGTCACCTACTGCGTCGGCGGACTCAACACTGTTAATGCCATCGCCTGCGCTTACGCAGAGCGATCGCCGGTCGTCTTGCTGACCGGATCGCCGGGCCTCTCGGAGCGTGCGAGGAATCCCTACCTGCACCATATGGTGCGTGAATTTTCGACCCAGCGGGAAGTGTTCGAAAAGATGACCGTCGCGGCCGTGAGCCTGGAAGATCCCGTCACGGCCCAGCGGGAAATGGATCGGGCCTTCGCCGCTCTTCTACGGTACCGTCGCCCGATCTACATCGAGGTCCCCCGTGACATGGTCCATGTGCCGCTCGTCGAAACGTCGACGGTGCTCGGCACCCAGGAGGACCAAACCGATCGGGCCGCCTTGGAAGAGGCGCTGGCCGAGGTGCGCGCCATGCTGAACTCAGCCAAGCGGCCGGTCATTCTGGCCGGCGCCGAGGTGGGACGGTTCGGCCTGCATGACGAACTCACTCGTTTGGTGGAGCGGCTGAACGTGCCCATCGCCTCGACGCTCTTGGGCAAGTCCATCATCCGTGAGGATCACCCGCTCTACGTAGGAGTCTATAGTGGGCTCGTCGCCCGCGATGAAGTGAAGGCTTTCGTCAATGAGACCGACTGCCTGTTGATCCTCGGCTCGATCCTCTCCGACGTGGAAGATCTCGATGCCAGGAGCGCCCTCTTTTCCGACGGCCAGACCATCCACGCCACGGCGGATCGGGTGGCCATCAAACACCATCGCTACGACTCGATTCGATTCGAGGATTTCGTCAGAGGCTTGGCGGCCGCTCCCCTCTCCTCATTTGCAACCCGCAGCCTGCCCGTCCCCGCCAAACCGGACGAGCCGCTGCCGCCGGCCGAGGCGTCGGTTACGCTCCAGGGGGTCTTTCGCCATCTCGACACCGTGCTCGACGAGCAGATGCTGGTGATCGCGGATGTGGGTGAATCCCTGTTCGCCTCCGTGGACCTCCATGTCCATCGGCGGTTCGAGTTCCTATCGCCCGCCTACTACACATCGATGGGGTTTGCGGTCCCGGCCGCCATCGGGGCCGGCTTCGCCGATCCATCCCTGCGTCCGATCGTGCTGGTGGGAGACGGGGCCTTCCAAATGACGGGATCGGAACTGGCCACAGCCGTACGATACCGGCAGGCGCCGGTGGTGATCGTGCTCAATAACCACGGTTATTCGACGGAACGGGAAATTCTCGAAGGCCCCTTCAACGATATTCATGAATGGCGGTATGAGCGAATCTGTGACGTGATCGGCGGCGGGCAAGGGTCTCAGGTGGCGACGCATGGGGAGTTCGTTCAGACGCTCTCAAAGGCCTTGGCGGATACTAGCCAACCCCATGTCATCAATGTGCTGCTTGATCTGGCCGACCGTTCCCCTGCCATGCTGCGCCTAGCCAAACGGTTAGCAAAAGGACTCTCCACCGATCGTCCCTGA
- a CDS encoding site-specific integrase, producing the protein MARKEGKDRGITQRKGREGWWVRVYEEGRQTWHKCDTKSQARTLYGKLKANAREGKLFPKQKTTKSILLKDYFVTWLKNQPARGKKVSTIKTYESRLRKHALPAFGTSQLSAISRPRIKAWAAGLLEKGLDFDTALNALLTLSAVLTEAVEDGLITHNPALRSGKLLKRPATIEESELAIFTQEEEGLLLETIRRERPLFYPMALTFFRTGLRAGEVLGLHRGDLNFQSRSIYVQRNWSRGILGTPKNGKARRVDMSQGLAKALTEWIELQDLEAAAVGHPAPEILFPGNLGGTRREPSYMAENWLRYKLWFPMVEKAGLRRLDMHSVRHTYASRLIANGENLKYVQEQLGHASITITCDTYGHLIPGGNRQAVDKLDSLKIGSGTVTKTVTNAHENS; encoded by the coding sequence GTGGCAAGAAAAGAAGGCAAGGATAGAGGCATCACCCAGCGGAAAGGCCGGGAAGGGTGGTGGGTGCGTGTCTATGAAGAGGGGCGCCAGACGTGGCACAAGTGCGACACCAAGAGCCAAGCACGCACGCTGTATGGGAAGTTGAAGGCCAATGCACGAGAGGGAAAACTCTTTCCCAAACAGAAGACGACGAAATCAATCCTGCTCAAAGATTACTTCGTGACGTGGCTCAAGAATCAACCGGCACGAGGCAAGAAGGTTTCGACCATCAAGACGTACGAGTCGCGATTGCGAAAACATGCCCTCCCCGCCTTTGGGACTTCGCAACTGTCCGCTATCTCACGACCACGGATCAAAGCATGGGCCGCAGGGCTGCTTGAGAAAGGGCTGGATTTCGATACGGCACTCAATGCCCTGTTAACTCTCAGCGCGGTGTTGACCGAAGCCGTCGAAGATGGGCTGATCACTCACAACCCGGCCCTCCGTTCCGGCAAACTCCTGAAACGGCCGGCGACCATCGAGGAATCCGAACTCGCGATCTTCACCCAGGAAGAGGAGGGCCTGTTGTTGGAGACAATACGACGCGAACGCCCGCTGTTTTACCCGATGGCCCTGACCTTCTTTCGCACCGGCCTACGAGCGGGAGAGGTCCTGGGACTCCATCGGGGCGATCTGAACTTTCAGAGCCGATCCATCTACGTGCAACGGAACTGGTCGCGGGGAATCCTGGGCACACCCAAGAACGGGAAGGCCCGGCGCGTGGACATGTCGCAGGGGCTCGCGAAGGCTCTGACGGAATGGATCGAGTTACAGGACCTGGAGGCGGCAGCCGTTGGGCACCCAGCGCCTGAAATCCTCTTTCCAGGCAACCTGGGCGGAACCAGGCGGGAGCCGAGTTATATGGCCGAGAATTGGTTACGGTACAAACTGTGGTTTCCGATGGTGGAGAAAGCGGGACTACGACGACTCGATATGCATAGTGTCCGACATACCTATGCAAGCCGACTCATTGCGAATGGCGAGAACCTGAAATATGTCCAAGAACAACTTGGCCATGCGTCGATTACCATCACCTGTGACACCTATGGGCATCTGATTCCAGGCGGGAATCGGCAAGCGGTCGATAAGCTGGATTCGTTAAAAATCGGTTCTGGAACCGTGACCAAAACCGTGACCAACGCCCACGAAAACTCCTAA
- the proC gene encoding pyrroline-5-carboxylate reductase, translating to MFTDTQVAFIGGGNMTEALVRGLLRQRLFAPGQLAVSDPLPGRREWLATQYGVMTGADNRAAVQGAGTIVLSVEPQVLDSVLEELRLVIAANPLLLSVAAGYPLSRITQHAGTVSRVVRAMPNTPSMIGEGVTALTFAADLSPEDRARASRIFEAVGSVVVVEERLMDAVTGLSGSGPAYVYAMIEALADGGVQVGLPRATAQTLAAHTLAGAARMVLDSGEHPAVLKDRVASPGGTTIAGLRSLEEGRLRATLMSAVEAAVRRSHELGQSASQDL from the coding sequence ATGTTCACGGATACGCAGGTCGCCTTCATCGGCGGCGGGAATATGACCGAGGCGTTGGTGCGAGGCCTGCTTCGACAACGGCTCTTTGCCCCCGGACAGCTCGCCGTGAGCGATCCCTTGCCTGGACGGCGCGAATGGCTGGCAACTCAGTATGGTGTGATGACGGGTGCCGACAACCGGGCGGCTGTACAGGGGGCCGGGACCATCGTGCTGAGTGTCGAACCGCAGGTGTTGGACAGCGTGTTGGAGGAACTCCGCCTGGTCATTGCCGCGAATCCATTGCTCCTCTCCGTCGCCGCGGGGTATCCCCTATCGCGGATCACACAACACGCGGGTACGGTTTCACGAGTGGTGCGCGCCATGCCTAATACTCCGTCCATGATCGGGGAGGGAGTGACGGCGTTGACCTTTGCGGCAGACTTGTCGCCGGAGGATCGGGCCCGTGCGTCGCGGATCTTTGAAGCCGTCGGAAGCGTCGTCGTGGTAGAGGAACGGCTGATGGATGCGGTGACGGGATTGAGCGGCAGCGGACCGGCATACGTCTATGCGATGATCGAGGCCTTGGCCGACGGTGGCGTGCAGGTCGGCCTCCCACGCGCGACCGCGCAGACACTGGCGGCCCATACCCTCGCGGGAGCCGCGCGTATGGTCCTCGATTCCGGTGAACATCCCGCTGTGCTCAAGGATCGCGTCGCGTCTCCCGGCGGGACGACGATCGCCGGACTTCGGTCGCTGGAAGAGGGGCGGTTACGCGCGACGCTGATGTCGGCCGTCGAGGCGGCCGTCCGGCGGTCACATGAGTTGGGACAGTCTGCATCGCAGGACCTCTAA
- a CDS encoding HEAT repeat domain-containing protein — MRRILPFLAVGSLLLLVETSAARQEALTAEQKQQMERIDRVLVEVLALSDKGVIDAGPLTEVVVRRLQEFGYTSVTDSGQPHDVAFKVKCEQRKTWEGSTTMGSDADLPDSPSRLWKGPACQLAYLLNGKKMAWRKEVRTQFQDAAAAAILAKAGDPTTYAMEKLKTRLEEYDFPALITAEWGQEERLFRLYDDPNTPSERRVKLATLFGELFSTKAVPRLLAALDGADRALAKASTVALGNIGQKETIPILIRTMKQGAPDLRASAAKALGIVGALHGDFSIIDPLLETLSTEDVAVKTEIAWALGKLPDHRSHEPLMELQKSLYRLHHQDPDPHLVKLIEAVNWSIKQIDTWEHVE; from the coding sequence ATGAGACGCATCCTCCCTTTTCTGGCCGTCGGTTCCCTCCTCCTTCTCGTCGAGACGAGCGCGGCAAGGCAGGAAGCCCTGACCGCTGAACAGAAGCAGCAGATGGAACGGATCGACCGGGTGCTGGTCGAGGTGCTCGCCCTTTCGGATAAGGGAGTGATCGATGCCGGACCACTGACCGAAGTGGTCGTCAGACGATTGCAGGAGTTCGGTTACACCTCTGTCACCGATTCCGGCCAGCCTCACGACGTAGCCTTCAAGGTGAAGTGTGAACAGCGAAAAACCTGGGAAGGCAGCACGACCATGGGCAGCGATGCCGATCTCCCGGACTCACCGTCTCGGCTCTGGAAAGGTCCGGCCTGTCAGTTGGCCTATCTGTTGAACGGGAAGAAGATGGCTTGGCGCAAGGAAGTCCGTACCCAGTTTCAGGATGCGGCGGCAGCCGCGATCCTCGCCAAAGCCGGCGATCCGACGACCTACGCCATGGAGAAGTTGAAAACACGCCTGGAGGAGTATGATTTCCCGGCCCTGATCACCGCCGAATGGGGACAAGAAGAGCGACTGTTTCGGCTTTATGACGATCCGAACACTCCGTCCGAGCGCAGGGTAAAACTTGCCACACTCTTCGGCGAGCTGTTTTCGACCAAGGCCGTGCCGCGCCTATTGGCAGCCCTCGACGGAGCGGATCGCGCATTGGCCAAGGCCTCCACGGTGGCGCTCGGCAATATCGGCCAGAAGGAGACCATTCCGATCCTTATCCGCACCATGAAGCAAGGCGCGCCGGACCTGCGAGCGTCCGCAGCCAAGGCCCTCGGCATCGTCGGCGCCCTGCACGGCGATTTCTCCATCATCGATCCGTTGCTCGAAACCCTCTCGACCGAGGACGTCGCCGTCAAGACCGAAATCGCATGGGCCCTCGGCAAACTACCGGACCATCGTTCACACGAGCCGCTCATGGAACTTCAAAAATCGCTCTACCGCCTCCATCATCAGGATCCCGACCCCCATCTCGTCAAACTCATCGAGGCCGTCAATTGGAGCATCAAGCAGATCGACACCTGGGAACATGTCGAGTAG
- a CDS encoding type II toxin-antitoxin system VapC family toxin, translating to MPYYYFDSTALVKRYSMERGTRVVNKLMVKRGKVAILPMWTVTDLYASLSVRAQQGEITRDDCYSVLYKFEMEAGQGLFQFIAPTMDTYLAAKELSLDYPALHSPQLLHLALAVELKPLRMTVVSADKQLLAACRPAGLHIINPEDD from the coding sequence ATGCCCTACTACTACTTCGACTCAACCGCGCTGGTGAAACGCTACAGCATGGAGCGGGGAACACGCGTCGTCAACAAGTTGATGGTCAAGCGCGGCAAGGTGGCGATTCTCCCGATGTGGACCGTGACGGACCTGTATGCGTCGTTGTCCGTGCGGGCTCAACAGGGGGAAATCACCAGGGATGATTGTTACTCCGTCCTTTACAAATTCGAAATGGAAGCGGGACAAGGCCTGTTTCAGTTCATTGCCCCGACCATGGATACCTATTTGGCCGCCAAGGAGTTGAGTTTGGATTATCCGGCACTGCATTCGCCGCAACTGCTTCATCTGGCCTTGGCGGTGGAACTCAAGCCCTTGCGCATGACCGTGGTCAGTGCGGACAAGCAACTGCTGGCAGCCTGTCGTCCGGCGGGACTCCATATCATCAATCCCGAGGACGACTAG
- a CDS encoding penicillin-binding protein activator LpoB → MIEWWRRAARRAMVGAAVAMSAVTVSACGHETKVTRVDTGVVTDLSGRWNDTDSQMVAEAMVREALNNPWLANFTKGKSRQPVVIVGTVLNKSHEHINVQTFISDLSRELTNSQKVTFVAGKGEREEVREERREQAVHAREDTQKAPGKELGADYMLRGSISTILDEQDGAKAVFYQVDLEMVDMENNVKAWLGQKKIKKVIERKRTVF, encoded by the coding sequence ATGATCGAGTGGTGGAGGCGTGCTGCAAGACGGGCGATGGTGGGAGCCGCGGTTGCGATGAGCGCCGTAACAGTCAGTGCCTGCGGCCATGAAACGAAGGTCACCCGCGTCGATACCGGCGTCGTGACCGACCTCAGCGGGCGATGGAACGATACGGATTCCCAGATGGTGGCCGAAGCCATGGTTCGGGAGGCATTGAACAATCCGTGGTTGGCGAATTTCACCAAGGGAAAGAGTCGCCAGCCGGTCGTCATTGTCGGCACGGTGTTGAATAAGAGTCATGAACACATCAATGTGCAGACATTTATCAGCGACCTCTCCCGCGAATTGACCAATTCACAAAAAGTGACGTTCGTGGCCGGGAAAGGGGAGCGCGAAGAAGTGCGGGAAGAGCGGCGAGAGCAGGCCGTGCATGCCCGCGAGGATACGCAGAAGGCGCCGGGGAAGGAACTCGGGGCCGACTACATGCTGCGTGGCAGCATCTCCACGATACTGGACGAGCAGGACGGGGCGAAAGCGGTCTTCTACCAGGTCGACTTGGAAATGGTCGACATGGAAAACAACGTCAAAGCCTGGTTGGGCCAGAAGAAAATCAAGAAAGTGATCGAACGGAAACGCACGGTATTCTAG
- a CDS encoding excisionase family DNA-binding protein yields the protein MVPSTKLITIREAAERLGLKESTIRKAILKRQIAYVKPSVRAVRIPIEELERILSAGLRPAIPQAEAAR from the coding sequence ATGGTCCCTAGTACAAAATTGATCACGATTCGAGAAGCGGCGGAACGGTTAGGACTCAAAGAAAGCACGATCAGGAAAGCCATCCTGAAACGGCAGATTGCCTATGTGAAGCCGTCGGTGCGTGCCGTGCGGATTCCCATTGAGGAATTGGAACGGATTCTGTCTGCCGGTCTTCGTCCAGCCATTCCTCAAGCGGAGGCTGCCCGATGA
- a CDS encoding LPP20 family lipoprotein: MTPVRPGRPGGLRGLLALLLLALGACSWGGGSIRPQWIDGQSPNYPDSQYLVGVGQAESRPRAEEQAYAALARIFKAAITAEAKDWESYVVVEQGGQTSTERHLTLDKVTTVTSDKVLESVRVLDTWFDQRTRQYYALAGMDRAQAEAAMLERMGALDREIESQVSEARRAKEKLLYARNLKRATTNLVIREAYNTDLRVIRLSGKGLSPAYRLAELTAELEQFLVTNLGMAVALSGPEAPPVAHALVEGLAREGFSVVEVDSEAGGEQADLLIRGTVATWPIEVGDPQFRYVRWCADAVVEDVPTHRVIGAVTKGGKEGHVAEREALSKAVRVMQQEFSANLAKALAAYVYGEQDLMVPVSAPSGCSKETVMPKTGR, from the coding sequence ATGACGCCGGTTCGACCGGGACGGCCAGGGGGGCTGAGAGGCCTTCTCGCGCTCCTCCTGTTGGCGCTCGGGGCATGTAGTTGGGGAGGAGGTTCGATCCGCCCGCAATGGATCGATGGGCAGAGTCCGAATTACCCTGATTCGCAGTACTTGGTGGGGGTCGGCCAAGCCGAGTCCCGTCCTCGCGCGGAGGAACAGGCCTATGCCGCCCTGGCGAGAATTTTCAAAGCCGCGATTACTGCCGAGGCTAAGGATTGGGAGTCCTACGTGGTGGTGGAGCAGGGGGGGCAGACGAGCACCGAACGGCATTTGACGCTCGATAAGGTGACGACGGTGACTTCCGACAAGGTCCTCGAGAGCGTGCGGGTTCTCGATACCTGGTTTGACCAACGGACCAGACAGTACTATGCTCTGGCCGGCATGGATCGCGCGCAGGCCGAAGCGGCGATGCTCGAGCGCATGGGCGCCTTGGATCGTGAGATCGAATCCCAGGTCAGCGAGGCCCGGCGGGCGAAAGAGAAGTTGCTCTACGCCAGGAATCTGAAACGGGCCACGACCAACCTGGTGATACGAGAAGCCTATAATACGGACCTTCGCGTCATTCGGCTCAGTGGGAAGGGGCTGTCGCCTGCGTATCGTCTCGCCGAACTTACCGCGGAGTTGGAACAATTCCTGGTGACGAATCTGGGTATGGCGGTGGCATTGTCGGGGCCGGAGGCGCCACCGGTCGCTCACGCTCTGGTCGAGGGCTTGGCTCGGGAAGGTTTTTCCGTGGTGGAGGTCGACTCCGAAGCCGGAGGGGAGCAGGCCGATTTGCTGATCCGGGGGACGGTAGCCACGTGGCCGATCGAAGTCGGCGATCCACAGTTTCGATACGTGCGCTGGTGTGCGGATGCCGTCGTCGAGGACGTGCCCACGCACCGCGTGATCGGCGCGGTGACCAAGGGCGGGAAAGAAGGCCATGTGGCCGAACGTGAAGCGTTGTCCAAAGCCGTGCGGGTGATGCAGCAGGAGTTTTCCGCGAACCTCGCGAAGGCGCTGGCTGCATATGTTTATGGGGAGCAAGACCTGATGGTTCCGGTCTCCGCGCCGTCCGGCTGTTCGAAGGAGACCGTGATGCCAAAGACGGGTCGCTGA
- a CDS encoding glycosyl transferase, translated as MSDFHQNGLVTVLHRLGASNLDQLEKELERHAASNPLALVLPSLYSELENPALKHIVQVLKDIRYVNEIVISLDRASALEFRLAKQFFAVLPQRVRIVWNDGAHIQDILKLLADHEIDTGLQGKGRGCWMAFGYVLARGQSNVIALHDCDILSYNREYLARLCYPIVNPNLGYEFCKGYYARVTNRLHGRVTRLYLTPLIRSLQQVAGAHPLLTFLDSFRYPLAGEFAMVRDLAWINRIPGDWGLEVGVLSEIYRNCALRRICQADIADAYEHKHQGLSADNAEQGLQKMCVDITKSLFRNLASEGVVLSEGVLKTLRATYLQAAQEAITRYQNDAAINSLQFDRHEERMAVEVFLKGMKIATETFLEDPLGVPMISNWSRVTGAVPDIFERLIEAIERDHEWNPVEDRP; from the coding sequence ATGTCGGATTTTCATCAAAACGGACTCGTGACAGTGCTTCACCGTCTCGGAGCCTCCAATCTCGATCAGCTGGAAAAGGAACTCGAACGACATGCCGCGTCCAACCCACTCGCCTTGGTCCTCCCCTCCCTCTATTCGGAACTAGAAAACCCGGCGCTCAAACACATCGTGCAGGTCTTGAAAGACATTCGTTACGTCAACGAAATCGTCATCTCGCTGGATCGGGCGTCGGCGCTGGAGTTTCGCCTGGCCAAGCAATTTTTCGCCGTCTTGCCGCAACGGGTCCGGATCGTTTGGAACGACGGCGCCCACATCCAGGACATTCTGAAACTCTTGGCCGACCATGAAATCGATACCGGTCTCCAGGGAAAGGGACGCGGCTGTTGGATGGCCTTCGGATATGTCCTGGCACGGGGACAAAGCAACGTCATCGCCCTGCATGACTGCGACATTCTCAGTTACAACCGCGAATATCTCGCCCGACTCTGTTATCCGATCGTCAACCCCAACCTAGGTTACGAATTCTGCAAAGGGTACTATGCCCGCGTCACGAACCGTCTACACGGTCGCGTCACCCGCCTGTACCTGACGCCGCTCATTCGCAGCCTGCAACAAGTGGCAGGCGCCCATCCCCTGCTCACGTTCCTGGACAGCTTCCGCTATCCCTTGGCCGGCGAGTTCGCGATGGTCCGGGATCTGGCCTGGATCAACCGCATCCCCGGCGACTGGGGACTCGAAGTAGGCGTGTTGTCGGAGATCTATCGAAACTGCGCGCTCCGGCGCATCTGCCAAGCCGACATCGCCGATGCGTATGAGCACAAACACCAGGGCCTCTCCGCGGATAACGCCGAACAGGGCCTGCAGAAAATGTGTGTGGACATTACCAAGTCCCTCTTTCGGAACCTGGCGAGTGAAGGGGTGGTATTGTCGGAAGGCGTCTTAAAGACGCTGAGAGCGACCTACCTGCAGGCGGCCCAGGAAGCCATCACGCGCTATCAAAACGATGCCGCCATCAACAGCCTGCAGTTCGACCGCCACGAGGAACGCATGGCTGTCGAGGTCTTTCTCAAGGGTATGAAGATCGCAACGGAGACCTTTCTGGAAGATCCGCTGGGCGTGCCGATGATCTCGAATTGGAGCCGAGTCACCGGCGCAGTACCCGACATCTTCGAGCGCCTGATCGAGGCGATCGAGCGTGACCATGAATGGAATCCCGTCGAGGACCGCCCCTGA
- a CDS encoding class I SAM-dependent rRNA methyltransferase has protein sequence MMHLLTEATAKIRLAPLRGRARPSGHLWVFEGQIAEVRGSAGAGDVVDVYTHEKRFLGRGFYNPHSKIRVRLLSFQEEPIDEAFFVSRLRAAVALRRMVAPRTNACRLVYGESDLLPGLVVDRFDDVAVMQTLGYGMDVRKDLLGALLVREAGVRRVYLRNDAKSRTLEGLPLFKGFLSGEGDTAVPIHEGPARFVVEIAEGQKTGWFCDQRENRLAAALYAKHKTVLEAFCHTGAFGIQAALAGAQSVEGLDVSAAAVALAESHAIRNEVAERCRYRQADAFDELPALEQQGRRYDLVILDPPAFARSKQAVAHALAGYKQVNLRGLRLLRPGGVLVTCSCSHPISEQDFWAMVQAAARDAGRPIRLLEQRSQGPDHPVLAGMPETRYLKCLIVQTF, from the coding sequence ATGATGCACTTGTTGACCGAAGCGACTGCCAAGATCCGTCTGGCTCCCCTCCGAGGGCGCGCGCGTCCCTCAGGCCACTTGTGGGTGTTTGAAGGCCAGATTGCCGAGGTGCGCGGCAGTGCCGGTGCAGGCGACGTGGTGGATGTCTATACACATGAGAAGCGGTTTCTCGGCCGCGGGTTTTACAATCCGCATTCCAAGATCCGGGTTCGACTGCTGTCGTTCCAGGAAGAGCCGATCGATGAGGCGTTTTTCGTGTCTCGGCTGCGCGCCGCTGTCGCCTTGCGCCGCATGGTCGCCCCCCGCACGAATGCCTGCCGGCTGGTCTATGGGGAAAGCGATCTGTTGCCGGGTCTCGTCGTCGACCGGTTTGATGACGTGGCGGTGATGCAGACCTTGGGATACGGCATGGATGTCAGGAAGGATCTCCTGGGAGCCCTGTTGGTGCGGGAGGCTGGGGTACGACGGGTCTATTTGCGTAACGATGCCAAGAGCCGCACCCTGGAGGGGCTGCCGCTCTTCAAGGGATTTTTGTCTGGGGAGGGCGACACGGCGGTGCCCATTCATGAAGGGCCGGCGCGGTTCGTCGTCGAGATAGCGGAGGGGCAAAAGACGGGGTGGTTCTGCGACCAGCGGGAGAACCGGTTGGCGGCGGCGCTCTATGCCAAGCACAAGACGGTGCTCGAAGCCTTTTGCCATACGGGCGCTTTCGGCATTCAGGCCGCCCTCGCCGGCGCGCAGTCCGTGGAAGGGTTGGATGTGAGCGCGGCGGCGGTGGCCCTTGCCGAGTCCCATGCGATCCGGAACGAGGTAGCAGAACGGTGTCGCTATCGGCAGGCTGATGCCTTCGACGAATTGCCCGCGTTGGAGCAGCAGGGGCGGCGCTATGATCTGGTCATTCTCGATCCGCCGGCATTTGCCCGCAGCAAGCAAGCCGTGGCCCACGCCTTGGCCGGATATAAACAGGTGAACCTGCGGGGGCTCCGTCTCTTGCGTCCGGGCGGGGTGCTGGTGACCTGCTCTTGCTCACACCCCATCAGCGAGCAGGACTTCTGGGCCATGGTGCAGGCGGCAGCTCGGGACGCCGGCCGTCCCATTCGATTGCTCGAACAGCGCAGCCAAGGGCCGGACCATCCGGTCTTGGCTGGCATGCCGGAAACCCGCTACCTCAAGTGTTTGATTGTGCAAACCTTCTGA